Proteins encoded within one genomic window of Candidatus Hydrogenedentota bacterium:
- a CDS encoding sugar phosphate isomerase/epimerase, protein MIKLGVNTVLFQGFDLRTAMQHIKWAGYDAAEISAIKGMCEHLELDSWKNQAGDIKALVQDLELPITAMEEAALDEDRLIKAFEAGAEIGIPVVNVGPGGSQGNPEDLGKCLGMLAKMAEKAKPFGVSLCVKAHVGAAIWNTTTTLVAMKQIDSPAFGIDMDPSHIHRGGEVPKDALREVVSRVKHVHIRDCAGSGPSPGPPELQACGRGDIDLMGYCKVLVDAGYSGPVNLEVIGAGSYELNRCAIIAAESYGYLNACLKACGGRQG, encoded by the coding sequence ATGATCAAACTGGGTGTGAATACGGTGTTGTTTCAAGGATTTGATTTACGCACGGCCATGCAGCATATCAAGTGGGCGGGGTATGACGCGGCCGAGATCTCTGCTATCAAGGGGATGTGCGAACATCTCGAACTGGATAGCTGGAAGAACCAGGCCGGGGATATCAAGGCGCTCGTGCAGGACCTGGAACTCCCCATCACCGCCATGGAAGAAGCCGCTCTGGATGAGGACCGCCTCATTAAAGCTTTCGAGGCAGGGGCGGAAATCGGGATCCCCGTGGTAAATGTCGGTCCCGGCGGTTCACAGGGTAATCCAGAAGACCTTGGGAAGTGTCTGGGAATGTTAGCGAAGATGGCGGAGAAGGCGAAGCCGTTCGGGGTGAGTTTGTGCGTGAAGGCGCATGTGGGCGCGGCTATCTGGAACACAACCACCACGCTCGTGGCCATGAAACAGATCGACTCCCCGGCATTTGGCATCGATATGGATCCCAGCCACATCCATCGCGGGGGTGAAGTCCCCAAGGATGCCTTGAGAGAGGTCGTATCGCGCGTGAAGCATGTTCACATTCGCGATTGCGCCGGTTCCGGCCCCTCCCCCGGTCCGCCGGAACTGCAGGCCTGCGGACGCGGCGACATTGATCTCATGGGATACTGCAAAGTGCTCGTAGACGCGGGCTACAGCGGGCCGGTGAATCTGGAAGTGATTGGCGCCGGCTCATACGAGCTCAACCGGTGCGCCATCATTGCGGCGGAATCCTACGGGTACCTGAACGCGTGCCTTAAGGCGTGTGGGGGCCGGCAGGGATAG